From one Bacteroides eggerthii genomic stretch:
- a CDS encoding tetratricopeptide repeat protein — MKKLILSLALCCAATNFFAQNTDPAQLVNEGKAALESKNYQLAFTKFSTYLTQTNNQDSVIAFNCGVCADKIKKPADALKYFDIAVQKKYNLANAYIGKAGALKDLKKNDEYVATLKEGLEAVPGNKTLTRMYATYYVNQGIVAQKAKKVDEAEGAFKQALAIQPDNVNALNSLGVLLYSQGAATLNTDAEKAKGQFKESKEYLEKLIPLLSPSKPAQKKMIDNANTMLNFINTQL, encoded by the coding sequence ATGAAAAAATTAATCTTATCTCTTGCACTTTGTTGTGCAGCTACTAATTTCTTTGCGCAGAATACCGACCCTGCACAATTGGTCAATGAAGGTAAAGCCGCACTTGAATCTAAGAATTATCAACTGGCATTCACAAAATTCAGCACTTATTTGACACAGACAAATAACCAAGACTCTGTAATTGCTTTTAACTGCGGTGTTTGCGCCGATAAAATTAAGAAGCCTGCCGATGCTTTGAAATACTTTGATATAGCTGTACAGAAAAAGTATAACTTAGCCAATGCCTATATTGGTAAAGCCGGTGCATTGAAGGACTTGAAGAAAAATGATGAATATGTTGCTACTCTGAAAGAAGGCCTGGAAGCAGTCCCGGGAAATAAGACCTTAACAAGAATGTATGCTACTTATTACGTGAATCAAGGTATTGTTGCACAAAAAGCTAAAAAGGTTGATGAGGCAGAAGGTGCTTTCAAACAAGCTCTTGCAATCCAGCCGGATAATGTAAACGCCCTCAATAGCTTAGGAGTATTGCTTTACAGTCAAGGCGCCGCTACATTGAATACAGATGCTGAAAAGGCAAAAGGACAATTCAAAGAGTCCAAGGAGTATCTGGAAAAACTTATTCCATTGTTGTCTCCGAGCAAACCGGCTCAAAAGAAAATGATAGACAATGCCAATACAATGCTGAACTTTATAAATACTCAGTTATAA
- a CDS encoding DUF6965 family protein has protein sequence MREYKYDEESVNALIEWSKAASFPEQIQLNDAETIFDVKRYVQANLSDITAHYPDEFYNPAITRMYRLKDKMEGKDDAE, from the coding sequence ATGAGAGAGTATAAATACGATGAAGAAAGTGTCAATGCCTTGATAGAGTGGTCCAAAGCGGCATCATTTCCCGAACAGATACAATTGAACGATGCTGAAACGATATTTGATGTAAAAAGGTATGTACAAGCTAACCTGAGTGACATTACCGCCCATTATCCGGATGAGTTCTATAATCCGGCCATTACGCGTATGTACAGGTTGAAGGATAAAATGGAAGGTAAGGATGATGCAGAGTGA
- a CDS encoding alpha-amylase family protein, whose protein sequence is MSDENKLIIYQVFTRLFGNNNNHCINNGSITENGCGKMADFTAKALGEIKKLGVTHIWYTGIIEHATQTDYRRYNIQPDHPAIVKGKAGSPYAIKDYYDVDPDLAKDVPERMREFENLVQRTHRSGLKVIIDFVPNHVARQYHSDMQPDGTSQLGVNDDANYAFSPYNNFYYIPQSELHGQFDMQGTAGEPYKEFPAKATGNNRFDAYPNINDWYETVKLNYGVDYQNGGTCHFNPIPDTWTKMLDILMFWAGKHIDGFRCDMAEMVPVEFWEWAIPQVKTKHPDLLFIAEVYNPKEYGNYLFRGKFDYLYDKVGLYDTLRAIVCGDESATAITRAWQSLGGIEKRMLNFLENHDEQRIASDFFASNPRKAIPALIVSACMNVNPMMIYFGQEFGELGMDSEGFSGRDGRTTIFDYWSVDTIRRWRNGGKFDGKMMTDNQKHLYAIYQRILTLCNEEKAISQGDFFDLMYANVNGWRFNEHKQYTFLRKSGRELLLFVVNFDHISADLAINIPSHAFDFLQIPQMDRYHAVDLLSGKEETISLLPYKATEVSVEGYGGKILKIKL, encoded by the coding sequence ATGAGCGACGAAAATAAACTGATTATTTATCAAGTGTTCACCCGGCTGTTCGGGAACAACAATAACCACTGTATCAATAACGGCAGTATTACCGAAAACGGATGCGGCAAAATGGCTGACTTCACAGCCAAGGCATTAGGAGAAATAAAGAAGCTGGGGGTTACCCATATATGGTATACCGGTATTATAGAACATGCAACGCAAACGGATTATCGTCGCTACAATATCCAGCCCGATCATCCGGCTATCGTAAAAGGTAAAGCCGGTTCGCCATATGCCATAAAAGATTATTATGATGTGGATCCGGATCTGGCAAAGGACGTTCCGGAGCGTATGAGGGAATTTGAAAACCTGGTGCAGCGCACACACCGTAGCGGCCTGAAGGTCATTATTGATTTTGTACCTAACCATGTAGCACGCCAGTACCATTCGGACATGCAGCCGGACGGCACTTCTCAGTTGGGCGTGAACGATGATGCGAACTATGCGTTCAGCCCTTACAATAATTTCTATTACATCCCGCAATCGGAGCTGCATGGACAGTTTGACATGCAAGGTACAGCCGGTGAACCATATAAAGAGTTTCCGGCCAAGGCCACCGGCAACAATCGTTTTGACGCCTATCCCAACATCAATGACTGGTACGAAACGGTCAAACTGAATTATGGAGTGGATTATCAGAATGGCGGCACCTGTCACTTCAATCCTATTCCCGACACATGGACCAAAATGCTGGATATTCTGATGTTTTGGGCCGGGAAACATATTGACGGCTTTCGTTGCGACATGGCGGAAATGGTTCCTGTCGAGTTTTGGGAATGGGCTATCCCTCAAGTAAAGACCAAGCATCCCGACCTTCTCTTCATAGCTGAGGTGTATAATCCGAAAGAGTACGGTAACTATCTGTTCCGAGGAAAGTTTGATTACCTCTATGACAAAGTGGGACTGTATGACACGCTCCGCGCAATAGTGTGCGGCGACGAATCCGCAACAGCCATTACAAGGGCTTGGCAGAGTTTGGGCGGAATAGAGAAACGGATGCTGAATTTCTTGGAAAACCATGACGAACAGCGCATCGCTTCCGACTTCTTTGCAAGTAACCCGCGTAAAGCCATACCCGCCCTCATCGTATCGGCCTGTATGAACGTAAACCCTATGATGATTTACTTCGGACAGGAATTTGGCGAGCTGGGCATGGACAGCGAAGGCTTCAGCGGAAGGGATGGGCGCACTACGATCTTTGACTATTGGAGCGTCGACACTATTCGCCGCTGGCGCAATGGCGGAAAATTTGACGGGAAAATGATGACGGACAATCAGAAACACCTGTATGCCATCTATCAACGCATACTGACATTATGCAACGAGGAAAAAGCAATCTCACAAGGTGACTTTTTCGATTTGATGTATGCCAATGTCAACGGCTGGCGTTTCAACGAACATAAGCAATATACTTTCTTGCGCAAGTCCGGTAGGGAATTATTGCTGTTTGTCGTAAACTTCGATCATATATCGGCAGACCTTGCAATCAATATCCCTTCCCATGCCTTTGATTTCCTGCAAATACCACAAATGGACCGGTACCATGCCGTCGATTTATTGAGTGGCAAAGAAGAGACAATCAGCCTATTGCCATACAAGGCAACGGAAGTATCTGTGGAAGGATACGGCGGTAAGATTCTTAAAATAAAATTATAA
- a CDS encoding DUF2461 domain-containing protein, with product MNIPVIFQFLKELSANNNREWFNAHREQYENARNEFENLLTVIISRISLFDESIRGIEAKDCTYRIYRDTRFSEDKTPYKNHFGGYINAKGKKSDHCGYYIHLQPGNCLLAGGSYCPPPPLLKALRQAVYDNIDEFRGIVEDPVFKQYFPVVGENFLKTAPKGFPKDYPYLKYLQCKEYTVACSQPDSFFLAPDFLDRTDDIFKQMKRFSDFVNYTIDDFE from the coding sequence ATGAACATTCCTGTTATATTTCAATTTCTGAAAGAACTGTCCGCCAACAATAATCGCGAATGGTTCAATGCTCACCGGGAACAATACGAAAATGCCCGAAATGAGTTCGAGAACTTGCTGACAGTGATTATCTCCCGCATCTCATTGTTTGACGAAAGCATCCGCGGCATCGAAGCCAAAGACTGTACATACCGCATCTATCGGGATACACGCTTCTCGGAAGACAAAACACCCTATAAGAACCATTTTGGCGGCTATATCAACGCCAAAGGAAAGAAATCCGACCATTGCGGATACTATATCCATTTGCAACCGGGAAACTGCCTGTTGGCAGGCGGCAGCTATTGCCCGCCCCCTCCCCTGCTGAAAGCATTGAGACAGGCGGTGTATGATAATATAGATGAATTCCGGGGGATTGTCGAAGATCCTGTATTCAAACAATACTTTCCCGTTGTCGGAGAAAATTTCCTGAAAACAGCCCCGAAAGGCTTCCCTAAGGACTATCCGTACCTGAAGTACTTGCAGTGCAAGGAGTATACCGTTGCCTGCAGCCAACCGGACAGTTTCTTTCTGGCTCCGGACTTTCTGGATCGTACAGATGATATTTTCAAACAGATGAAACGTTTTTCAGACTTTGTGAATTACACAATAGACGACTTTGAATAA
- a CDS encoding phosphoribosyltransferase: MAKTMEEVLERFRTIEFHEDFDMIVAIANGGIVPAGIINQRLQKEVHLLRINLRDEYQHPKYDVPQLLAPVDFDFKGKNILLVDDRIKTGSTIRLARELLKDACSIKTFAVNGTADYALFDETCFKFPWIL; encoded by the coding sequence ATGGCAAAAACAATGGAGGAAGTGCTGGAGCGTTTCCGCACTATTGAATTCCACGAGGATTTTGATATGATTGTGGCTATTGCCAACGGCGGAATTGTTCCGGCGGGTATCATCAACCAGCGCCTGCAGAAAGAAGTACATCTCTTGCGCATCAATTTGAGAGACGAATACCAGCATCCAAAGTATGACGTTCCGCAATTACTGGCGCCTGTGGATTTCGACTTCAAGGGCAAGAATATCTTGCTGGTGGACGACCGTATAAAAACCGGTTCCACCATCAGGCTGGCACGCGAACTGCTGAAAGATGCATGCAGCATCAAAACCTTTGCAGTGAACGGTACGGCCGATTATGCATTATTTGATGAGACATGTTTCAAATTTCCATGGATATTATGA
- a CDS encoding DUF362 domain-containing protein, protein MEKAKVYFSDLRTSPTSNLLDKMERLLKRAGIGQLPLQDSFTAIKIHFGEPGNLAYIRPNYAARMANLLRSFGAKPFLTDCNTLYSGRRSNAVDHLQSAMENGFNPISAQCQVIIADGVKGTDYREIPIDGEYCPTPKIGTAIADADIIISMNHFKGHEQTGFGGALKNLGMGCASVGGKLELHASSQPKIDTGNCIGCNICVKHCAHDAIHLNAERKAEIDYAKCVGCGQCVALCQHDAAVVSDWDTSERLNYKIAEYSAAVLKDKPHFHISFIMNVSPECDCWNHNDAAIIPDLGMLASADPVALDKACADLVIQSPILHGNNVLAKGHEHEDLCGCDKFHMVHPDTDWLAGLRHAEKIGLGTMDYELIKI, encoded by the coding sequence ATGGAAAAAGCAAAAGTATATTTTTCGGACTTACGCACCTCTCCCACTTCCAATCTTTTAGACAAAATGGAACGTCTGCTCAAGCGTGCCGGTATCGGACAGCTTCCTTTACAAGACAGCTTTACCGCCATCAAGATACATTTCGGCGAACCGGGCAATCTGGCATACATCCGCCCCAACTATGCAGCGCGTATGGCCAATTTACTCCGCAGTTTCGGAGCCAAACCTTTCCTGACAGACTGCAACACCCTATATTCCGGCCGCCGTTCCAATGCAGTGGACCATCTGCAAAGCGCAATGGAGAACGGGTTCAATCCCATATCCGCCCAATGCCAGGTGATTATTGCAGACGGAGTCAAAGGTACGGATTACAGGGAAATACCGATAGACGGAGAATATTGCCCGACTCCCAAGATCGGCACCGCTATCGCCGATGCGGACATCATAATCAGCATGAACCACTTTAAAGGGCATGAACAAACCGGATTTGGCGGCGCTCTGAAAAATCTTGGAATGGGATGTGCCAGCGTAGGCGGCAAACTGGAACTGCATGCATCTTCCCAACCTAAAATAGACACCGGAAATTGCATAGGTTGTAACATCTGCGTAAAACATTGCGCTCACGATGCCATACATTTGAACGCAGAACGCAAAGCGGAAATAGATTATGCCAAATGCGTGGGATGCGGACAGTGCGTAGCTCTGTGCCAGCATGATGCCGCCGTTGTGAGCGACTGGGACACATCCGAACGGCTGAATTACAAAATAGCAGAATATTCCGCCGCCGTACTGAAAGACAAACCGCATTTCCACATCAGTTTCATCATGAACGTATCACCCGAATGCGACTGCTGGAACCATAATGACGCTGCCATCATTCCCGACCTCGGCATGCTGGCGTCGGCAGACCCCGTAGCGTTGGATAAGGCATGTGCGGACTTGGTCATTCAGTCGCCCATTTTGCATGGAAATAATGTGCTTGCCAAAGGACACGAGCACGAAGACCTGTGCGGTTGCGACAAATTCCACATGGTGCATCCCGATACGGACTGGCTTGCCGGCCTGCGCCATGCCGAAAAAATCGGTTTGGGAACAATGGATTACGAGTTAATAAAAATCTAA
- a CDS encoding YhcH/YjgK/YiaL family protein: MKRQFVFFAMMIFAVMVFAQGVYTKPCTDKALEKKALKWVNSGKWRNGFKMATPHESVNVVEFYTQYKKNPEQWKAMFKWLSTRDLLTIEKGKYTIEGTKLIASVEDSENGDLSKRKSESHYKHIDFQFVVKGTERFGIIDHETSKSNSQYRPDVIHYEYDNNKTLFYDSTPDKFFIFFPDDWHIAKIKTDLTDQKIRVIVVKLDYIK; this comes from the coding sequence ATGAAAAGGCAGTTTGTTTTTTTTGCCATGATGATTTTTGCTGTCATGGTTTTTGCACAGGGAGTTTATACCAAGCCTTGTACTGATAAAGCTTTGGAGAAGAAAGCTTTGAAATGGGTTAACAGCGGAAAATGGCGCAATGGTTTCAAAATGGCTACACCGCATGAAAGTGTGAATGTCGTGGAATTCTATACTCAATATAAAAAGAATCCTGAACAGTGGAAGGCAATGTTTAAGTGGCTTTCGACTCGTGATTTGCTTACAATAGAGAAAGGGAAATATACTATTGAGGGTACAAAACTTATTGCCAGCGTAGAGGACAGCGAGAACGGTGATTTATCGAAGCGTAAAAGCGAGAGCCATTATAAGCATATTGATTTCCAATTTGTAGTAAAAGGTACTGAACGTTTCGGTATCATAGACCATGAAACAAGTAAGTCTAATTCTCAATATCGTCCTGATGTAATCCATTATGAATACGATAACAATAAAACTCTTTTCTATGATTCGACACCTGACAAGTTTTTTATTTTCTTTCCGGATGATTGGCATATCGCCAAAATCAAAACAGATCTTACAGACCAAAAAATAAGGGTTATTGTGGTGAAGTTAGATTATATAAAATAA
- a CDS encoding YhcH/YjgK/YiaL family protein gives MVVDRLENIEKYASLNPLFAQAIEFLKSHDLNALEVGKTELKGKELLVNVAQTKPKTKEDAKLETHRDFIDIQIPLSGTEIMGYTAAKDCVPADAPYNAEKDITFFSGLAESYIEVKPGMFAIFFPQDGHAPGITPDGVKKVIVKVKA, from the coding sequence ATGGTAGTAGACAGACTTGAAAACATAGAGAAATATGCTTCGCTGAATCCTTTATTCGCACAAGCCATTGAATTTTTGAAATCACACGATTTGAACGCTTTGGAAGTGGGAAAAACGGAGCTTAAAGGTAAAGAATTGCTCGTAAATGTGGCGCAAACCAAACCGAAAACAAAGGAAGATGCCAAACTGGAAACACACAGGGATTTTATTGACATCCAGATTCCTCTGTCTGGTACTGAAATAATGGGCTACACCGCCGCAAAAGATTGCGTTCCGGCAGATGCTCCCTACAATGCAGAGAAAGATATTACTTTCTTTTCCGGTCTGGCAGAGAGCTATATCGAAGTTAAACCGGGCATGTTTGCTATTTTCTTTCCACAAGACGGACACGCTCCCGGCATCACTCCGGATGGTGTGAAAAAAGTAATTGTGAAAGTTAAAGCATAA
- a CDS encoding alpha amylase C-terminal domain-containing protein: METLNLIKNDPWLEPYADAINGRHKHATEKEAELTNKGKQTLSDFASGYLYFGLHRTDEGWVFREWAPNATQIFLVGTFNDWKEEKKYSLKRKANGNWEIKLPAGAMKHGDLYKLMVHWDGGCGERIPAWANRVVQDEQTKIFSAQVWSPEKPYKMKKKTFKPATNPLLIYECHIGMAQQEEKVGSYREFQEKILPRIVKDGYNCIQIMAIQEHPYYGSFGYHVSSFFAASSRFGTPDELKELIDTAHSMGIAVIMDIVHSHAVKNEVEGLGNFAGDPNQYFYPGARREHPAWDSLCFDYGKNEVIHFLLSNCKYWMEEYHFDGFRFDGVTSMLYYSHGLGEAFCNYGDYFNGHQDDNAICYLTLANRLIHQVNPKAITIAEEVSGMPGLAAKFEDGGYGFDYRMAMNIPDYWIKTIKEKIDEDWKPSSMFWEVTNRRQDEKTISYAESHDQALVGDKTIVFRLIDADMYWHMQKGDENYTVNRGIALHKMIRLLTATTINGGYLNFMGNEFGHPEWIDFPREGNGWSCKYARRQWDLVDNKNLAYHYLGDFDCAMLEVIKSMKNFQATPVQEIWHNDGDQVLAYMRKDLVFVFNFNPKQSFTDYGFLVPAGSYEVILNTDNPDYGGYGLTDDTVKHFTLSDPLYKKDKKEWLKLYIPARTAMVLKRSK; the protein is encoded by the coding sequence ATGGAAACATTGAATTTGATTAAGAACGATCCTTGGCTGGAGCCTTACGCAGATGCCATAAACGGACGTCATAAACATGCTACTGAAAAAGAAGCGGAATTAACCAACAAAGGAAAACAAACATTATCGGATTTTGCGTCCGGCTATCTTTATTTTGGCCTGCATCGCACTGATGAAGGCTGGGTTTTCCGCGAATGGGCTCCCAATGCCACTCAGATTTTCTTGGTTGGAACGTTTAATGACTGGAAAGAGGAGAAAAAATACAGCCTGAAACGTAAAGCAAACGGAAACTGGGAAATAAAACTACCGGCCGGCGCCATGAAGCATGGTGACTTATACAAACTAATGGTGCATTGGGACGGTGGCTGCGGCGAACGTATTCCGGCATGGGCAAATCGGGTTGTTCAAGATGAACAAACCAAAATCTTCAGTGCACAGGTATGGTCGCCGGAGAAACCGTATAAGATGAAAAAGAAAACTTTCAAGCCCGCCACTAATCCATTGTTGATTTATGAATGTCATATCGGTATGGCGCAACAAGAGGAAAAAGTCGGCAGTTACAGAGAGTTTCAGGAAAAGATTCTTCCACGCATCGTAAAGGATGGATATAACTGTATCCAGATTATGGCTATTCAGGAGCATCCATATTACGGCAGTTTCGGGTATCACGTATCAAGTTTCTTTGCTGCTTCTTCCCGCTTCGGTACTCCGGACGAACTGAAAGAACTCATTGACACAGCCCATAGCATGGGTATCGCTGTTATCATGGACATCGTTCACTCCCATGCAGTGAAGAATGAAGTAGAAGGGCTGGGTAACTTTGCCGGTGATCCGAACCAGTATTTCTATCCGGGTGCCCGTCGTGAACATCCGGCATGGGATTCGCTTTGCTTTGACTATGGAAAAAATGAAGTTATTCATTTTTTGCTGTCCAACTGTAAATATTGGATGGAAGAGTATCACTTTGACGGTTTTCGCTTCGATGGCGTGACTTCAATGCTGTATTATAGCCATGGTTTAGGCGAAGCATTCTGCAACTATGGAGACTATTTCAATGGCCATCAGGACGACAATGCCATTTGCTATCTGACACTTGCCAACCGCCTGATTCATCAAGTTAATCCTAAAGCAATTACCATTGCCGAAGAGGTATCGGGAATGCCGGGACTGGCTGCAAAATTCGAGGATGGCGGCTATGGCTTTGATTATCGCATGGCGATGAATATTCCCGACTATTGGATCAAAACTATCAAGGAAAAAATAGATGAAGACTGGAAACCCTCCAGCATGTTTTGGGAAGTGACCAACCGTCGTCAGGATGAGAAAACAATATCTTATGCGGAAAGTCATGATCAGGCATTAGTTGGTGACAAAACGATTGTTTTCCGTCTGATAGATGCCGATATGTACTGGCACATGCAGAAGGGTGATGAAAACTATACTGTAAATCGTGGCATCGCCTTACACAAGATGATACGTCTGTTGACGGCAACGACTATCAATGGCGGTTATCTTAACTTCATGGGTAATGAGTTCGGTCACCCCGAATGGATAGACTTTCCTCGTGAAGGTAATGGTTGGTCGTGCAAATATGCCCGCCGTCAATGGGATTTGGTAGATAATAAAAATTTGGCATATCATTATCTGGGTGATTTTGATTGCGCCATGTTGGAAGTTATCAAAAGTATGAAAAATTTCCAAGCTACGCCGGTTCAGGAAATATGGCATAATGACGGAGATCAGGTATTGGCGTATATGCGTAAGGATTTAGTATTTGTATTTAACTTTAATCCCAAGCAGTCTTTCACCGATTATGGATTCTTGGTTCCTGCCGGTTCTTATGAGGTTATATTGAATACCGATAATCCGGATTATGGTGGCTATGGACTGACTGATGACACAGTGAAGCATTTCACCCTTTCAGATCCTTTGTACAAGAAAGATAAGAAAGAATGGCTGAAACTCTATATTCCGGCGCGAACAGCAATGGTTTTAAAGAGAAGTAAATAA
- a CDS encoding head fiber protein, whose product MSAGFKYDLAPPIEQEERYDVQTSIRRRGSFKLDTQNLVVGSFLPGFTPICADLKNKFSYAVINVRVVEAYTTDGKALSIKVAKNSLAYVGMFVGSGTKGAEVTAIDKTNKKYDVLTIKAAFGENIAKDAVLFNAVAVDGLNQKHVANSALFNRTKVEDGITLVSLLRTAAEVEPSKLVMPFSENDKANMKGWFEFNE is encoded by the coding sequence ATGTCAGCAGGATTTAAGTATGACTTGGCTCCGCCTATTGAACAAGAGGAACGCTACGATGTCCAGACTAGTATTCGTAGACGTGGCTCGTTCAAACTCGACACGCAGAACCTTGTCGTGGGAAGTTTTCTTCCCGGATTTACACCGATTTGTGCGGACTTGAAAAACAAGTTCTCTTATGCGGTAATCAATGTGAGAGTTGTAGAAGCCTATACCACTGATGGAAAGGCTTTGTCTATCAAAGTAGCCAAGAACTCTTTGGCTTATGTGGGCATGTTTGTTGGAAGCGGTACGAAAGGTGCGGAAGTAACGGCTATCGACAAAACCAACAAGAAATATGACGTATTGACCATTAAGGCTGCTTTCGGTGAAAATATCGCCAAAGATGCCGTATTATTCAATGCGGTTGCAGTTGATGGTTTAAATCAAAAGCATGTAGCTAATTCGGCCTTGTTCAACCGTACAAAGGTTGAGGACGGAATTACACTGGTTTCATTGCTTCGTACAGCCGCAGAAGTTGAGCCTTCAAAATTGGTTATGCCGTTCTCCGAGAACGATAAAGCCAACATGAAGGGATGGTTTGAATTTAACGAGTAA
- a CDS encoding HU family DNA-binding protein, with the protein MALEYVVTKRVFGFDQSKTEKYVARSVGSGQVRFDKMCAKVSRLCGVHRKVVDLVVSGLVDMMAEDIDDGKTVQMGEFGLFRPTIKTKSANTAEEVNASNILSKRIVFTPGKIFHRTLEEMSVTRSVPVDTDYTDGSGNSGNTGGTDGPNEGGEEENPLG; encoded by the coding sequence ATGGCTTTAGAGTATGTAGTAACCAAAAGAGTGTTTGGTTTTGACCAGTCGAAAACAGAAAAGTATGTAGCGCGTTCCGTCGGTTCCGGCCAAGTGCGTTTCGACAAAATGTGTGCAAAGGTCAGTCGCCTGTGCGGTGTTCATCGCAAAGTGGTAGACTTGGTGGTAAGCGGTTTGGTGGACATGATGGCAGAGGACATTGACGACGGCAAAACGGTGCAAATGGGAGAATTCGGACTGTTCCGGCCTACCATTAAAACAAAAAGCGCCAACACAGCCGAGGAGGTCAATGCAAGCAATATCCTTTCCAAGCGCATCGTGTTTACGCCGGGAAAGATTTTCCACCGTACGCTGGAGGAAATGAGCGTCACCCGTTCAGTGCCTGTGGACACTGACTATACAGACGGAAGCGGCAATAGCGGAAACACCGGTGGCACTGACGGGCCTAATGAAGGCGGCGAAGAAGAGAATCCGTTGGGATAA
- a CDS encoding patatin-like phospholipase family protein, giving the protein MEVVTNNWFSNKYSIGYALSGGFIKGFAHLGAMQALLEHDIKPNIISGVSAGALAGVFYADGNEPHKVLDYFAGHKFQDLTKLVIPKVGLFELGDFKDFLRSNLKAKKLEELQLPLIITATDLDHGRLAHFHKGDIAERVAASCCMPVLFAPVKIEETYYVDGGLLMNLPVTTIRRVCEKVVAINVSPLMAPKYKMNIVSVALRSYNFMFRSNSFPEREKADLLIEPYNLDGYSNRELEKAEEIFMQGYNATNDILERLQIEKGTIWKE; this is encoded by the coding sequence ATGGAAGTAGTAACGAACAACTGGTTCTCAAATAAATATTCTATCGGTTATGCCTTGAGTGGCGGCTTCATTAAGGGATTCGCCCATTTAGGAGCCATGCAGGCACTGCTGGAGCATGACATTAAGCCCAATATAATTTCAGGTGTCAGTGCCGGTGCGTTGGCAGGCGTTTTTTATGCGGACGGCAATGAACCGCATAAAGTCCTGGATTATTTTGCCGGGCATAAATTTCAGGACTTGACAAAATTGGTAATACCCAAAGTGGGCTTGTTCGAGCTTGGCGACTTTAAAGATTTCCTGAGAAGTAACCTGAAAGCGAAAAAACTGGAAGAATTGCAATTGCCACTCATCATCACCGCTACCGACTTGGATCATGGACGTTTGGCACATTTCCATAAAGGAGACATCGCAGAGCGTGTAGCTGCATCCTGCTGCATGCCGGTATTGTTTGCACCCGTAAAAATAGAAGAAACCTATTACGTGGATGGAGGACTTTTGATGAACCTGCCGGTAACCACCATCCGACGGGTGTGTGAAAAGGTGGTGGCAATCAATGTCAGCCCTTTGATGGCGCCTAAGTACAAAATGAACATCGTGAGCGTAGCCTTGCGCTCGTACAACTTCATGTTCCGTTCCAACTCGTTCCCGGAGCGTGAGAAAGCGGACTTACTGATAGAGCCTTACAACCTGGACGGTTACAGCAACCGGGAGCTGGAAAAAGCGGAAGAGATATTTATGCAAGGATACAACGCTACCAATGACATACTGGAACGTCTGCAAATAGAAAAAGGCACTATCTGGAAAGAGTAA